One genomic segment of Oenanthe melanoleuca isolate GR-GAL-2019-014 chromosome 5, OMel1.0, whole genome shotgun sequence includes these proteins:
- the LRRC57 gene encoding leucine-rich repeat-containing protein 57 produces the protein MGNSALKAHLETAQKTGVFQLTGKGLTEFPEDLQKLASNLRTIDLSNNKIELLPPLIGKFSFLKSLALNNNKLTALPEELCKLKKLETLHLNGNHLRQLPAAFGQLSALKTLSLSGNQLRTVPTQLSGLRHLDVVDLSKNQIQNVPDTVGELQAIELNLNQNQISQISVQISHCPRLKVLRLEENCLELSMLPQSILSDSQISLLAVEGNLFEIKKLRELEGYDKYMERFTATKKKFA, from the exons ATGGGAAATAGTGCACTAAAAGCCCACCTGgagacagcacagaaaactgGTGTGTTTCAGCTAACAGGAAAAGGACTTACTGAG TTTCCTGAAGATCTGCAGAAGCTAGCAAGCAACCTAAGGACAATAGACTTGTCGAACAACAAAATAGAGCTCTTGCCACCTCTCATtggaaaattttcctttttgaagaGCCTTGCTCTAAACAACAACAAACTGA CTGCTTTACCTGAGGAGCTGTGTAAACTGAAAAAACTGGAGACACTACACTTGAATGGCAATCACTTGAGGCAGCTACCGGCTGCATTTGGACAACTTTCGGCTCTCAAAACGCTGAGCCTTTCTGGAAACCAGCTTCGAACTGTGCCTACACAACTCTCTGGTCTTCGCCATTTGGATGTGGTGGATCTTTCAAAAAACCAGATCCAAAATGTCCCTGACACTGTGGGAGAACTGCAGGCTATTGAGCTCAATTTGAATCAGAATCAG ATTTCCCAGATCTCAGTGCAGATCTCCCACTGTCCGCGCCTCAAAGTCTTGCGTTTAGAAGAAAACTGTCTAGAACTCAGCATGCTGCCTCAGAGTATCCTCAGTGATTCCCAGATCTCACTGCTTGCAGTAGAAGGCAACCTCTTTGAAATCAAGAAACTCAGAGAACTGGAAGGTTATGACaag tACATGGAACGATTTACAGCTACGAAGAAGAAGTTTGCATGA